One window of Solwaraspora sp. WMMA2056 genomic DNA carries:
- a CDS encoding DUF6343 family protein has product MATKSQPKGARGTVGHANSALNLRLAMASFGLVFCVVAGALAWRADLIAGAVILWVLAAIAVVDLVVIQRRRRARRQEEPGVRHSLFE; this is encoded by the coding sequence ATGGCTACGAAATCCCAGCCCAAGGGGGCCAGAGGGACTGTCGGACACGCCAACAGCGCGCTCAACCTGCGGCTGGCGATGGCCAGCTTCGGACTGGTCTTCTGCGTGGTGGCCGGGGCCCTCGCCTGGCGCGCCGACCTGATCGCCGGCGCGGTGATCCTGTGGGTCCTCGCGGCGATCGCCGTGGTCGACCTGGTCGTCATCCAGCGCCGTCGCCGGGCCCGCCGGCAGGAGGAACCGGGCGTACGGCACTCCCTGTTCGAATGA
- a CDS encoding ATP-dependent Clp protease proteolytic subunit — MDFKTPAMRGDGAAASFGDQVYHRLLQERVIFLGTQVDDASANAICAQMLLLAAEDSKRDIFLYINSPGGSISAGMAIYDTMHYVKNDVATLALGFAGSMGQFLLCSGAPGKRYSLPHTRIMMHQLSGGIGGTAADIAIQAENMLYVKRTTIERIAFHTGRTYEEIEADSDRDRWFTAEEAREYGMIDHVITTTTQMSLEGSIS; from the coding sequence ATGGACTTCAAGACACCTGCCATGCGCGGTGACGGGGCGGCGGCCAGCTTCGGCGACCAGGTCTACCACCGGTTGCTCCAGGAGCGGGTGATCTTTCTCGGGACCCAGGTCGACGACGCTTCGGCGAACGCGATCTGCGCTCAGATGTTGCTGCTCGCCGCCGAGGACAGCAAGCGGGACATCTTTCTCTACATCAACTCCCCGGGTGGCTCCATCAGCGCCGGGATGGCGATCTACGACACGATGCACTACGTCAAGAACGACGTGGCCACGCTCGCGCTCGGCTTCGCCGGGTCGATGGGGCAGTTCCTGCTCTGCTCCGGTGCGCCCGGCAAGCGCTATTCGCTTCCGCACACCCGGATCATGATGCACCAGCTCTCCGGCGGCATCGGCGGCACCGCCGCGGACATCGCGATCCAGGCGGAGAACATGCTCTACGTCAAGCGGACCACGATCGAGCGGATCGCCTTCCACACCGGTCGCACCTACGAGGAGATCGAGGCGGATTCGGACCGCGACCGGTGGTTCACCGCCGAGGAGGCCCGCGAGTACGGAATGATCGACCACGTCATCACCACGACCACCCAGATGTCGTTGGAAGGGTCGATCTCCTGA
- a CDS encoding 3-oxoacyl-[acyl-carrier-protein] synthase III C-terminal domain-containing protein has product MNDTSPPGWHPERVGITGVGASLPDRELTTTGLQERIAVASDVALPPGLFRMMTGIDHRRIAADDEYASTFAVRAARQALAAAGRGVDEVDLLLFASASRDLVEPATAHIVQAELGGHAHAVDVTNACNSFLNGIDLARSMILAGRAQRALVVTGETPTRVMRPRLDSLAQARTAFAGYTFGDGGAAVLVEPVRRGGIVDVDTETRSAHWSVGGIFGGGSRHPRGDEHTYFHGDGHALRGVFEQIGTDILDRVRQRTGWDWVDYDRVLVHQVSVPYLERFIEVTGVPKEKLVVTVGELGNLASATLGVQLARVDAELRSGDRVLAIGLGGGVSVMTMVWEKP; this is encoded by the coding sequence ATGAACGACACGTCGCCACCGGGGTGGCACCCCGAACGGGTCGGCATCACCGGGGTCGGCGCCAGCCTGCCCGACCGGGAACTGACCACCACCGGCCTGCAGGAGCGGATCGCCGTCGCCAGCGACGTCGCGTTGCCGCCCGGATTGTTCCGGATGATGACCGGAATCGACCACCGCCGGATCGCCGCGGACGACGAGTACGCCTCGACGTTCGCTGTCCGGGCGGCCCGGCAGGCCCTCGCCGCCGCCGGGCGCGGCGTCGACGAGGTCGACCTGCTGCTGTTCGCCTCGGCCAGCCGGGACCTTGTCGAACCGGCGACCGCGCACATCGTGCAGGCCGAACTGGGCGGACACGCCCACGCCGTGGACGTCACCAACGCCTGCAACAGCTTCCTCAACGGCATCGACCTGGCCCGGTCGATGATCCTGGCCGGGCGTGCCCAACGGGCGCTGGTGGTCACCGGCGAGACCCCGACCCGGGTGATGCGGCCCCGGCTGGACAGCCTGGCGCAGGCGCGGACGGCGTTCGCCGGCTACACCTTCGGCGACGGCGGCGCGGCGGTGCTGGTCGAGCCGGTACGCCGGGGCGGGATCGTCGACGTCGACACCGAGACCCGGTCGGCGCACTGGTCGGTCGGTGGCATCTTCGGCGGCGGGTCCCGCCACCCGCGCGGCGACGAACACACCTACTTCCACGGTGACGGCCACGCCCTGCGGGGGGTCTTCGAGCAGATCGGCACCGACATCCTGGACCGGGTACGCCAGCGCACCGGCTGGGACTGGGTCGACTACGACCGGGTGCTGGTGCACCAGGTGAGCGTGCCGTACCTGGAGCGGTTCATCGAGGTCACCGGCGTACCGAAGGAGAAGCTGGTGGTCACCGTCGGCGAGCTGGGCAACCTGGCCAGCGCCACGCTCGGCGTCCAACTGGCCCGTGTCGACGCCGAACTGCGCTCCGGCGACCGGGTGTTGGCGATCGGCCTGGGCGGCGGCGTCAGCGTGATGACGATGGTCTGGGAGAAGCCGTGA
- a CDS encoding DUF364 domain-containing protein, which translates to MDTMLDTLRTIVRERSRGIPDEDFTLRGLWSVDYRAYPTPYERFMTYSFVMAQAKRQGCCYADFGSVRLSGEVDALLGQDSREVRGLSVEEDIAILDAAFGSLPARPTRRHLIDGLPQDKALARARIVVDEAMALLDATGGRRVANVGVMGNLIHHLLAEDVEITASDFDPDLIANGILGVPVVSGQESARLIAESDVALVCGETLPSHTLSALLGTAAEHGTRLVVFAVTGCHFAQAYCADFGIDVVVSEPQPQYLFQGQSTIDVYRRRSG; encoded by the coding sequence ATGGACACCATGTTGGACACGTTGCGCACGATCGTGCGGGAACGCAGTCGAGGGATTCCCGACGAGGATTTCACCCTGCGTGGCCTGTGGAGTGTCGATTACCGGGCCTACCCCACCCCGTACGAGCGGTTCATGACGTACAGCTTCGTCATGGCCCAGGCGAAGCGGCAGGGTTGCTGCTATGCCGACTTCGGCTCGGTCCGGCTCAGCGGCGAGGTCGACGCCCTGCTCGGCCAGGACAGCCGCGAGGTACGGGGCCTGTCGGTGGAGGAGGACATCGCGATCCTGGATGCCGCGTTCGGCTCGCTGCCGGCCCGGCCCACCCGCCGGCACCTCATCGACGGTCTGCCGCAGGACAAGGCGCTGGCCCGGGCGAGGATCGTCGTCGACGAGGCGATGGCGCTGCTGGACGCGACCGGCGGGCGGCGGGTCGCGAACGTAGGGGTGATGGGCAACCTGATCCACCACCTGCTCGCCGAGGACGTCGAGATCACCGCCAGCGACTTCGATCCGGACCTGATCGCCAACGGCATTCTCGGCGTACCGGTGGTGTCGGGGCAGGAGAGCGCCCGGCTGATCGCCGAGAGCGACGTCGCGCTCGTCTGCGGGGAGACCCTTCCGAGTCACACGCTGTCGGCGCTGCTGGGCACCGCCGCCGAGCACGGCACCCGTCTGGTGGTGTTCGCTGTCACCGGCTGCCATTTCGCGCAGGCGTACTGCGCGGACTTCGGCATCGACGTGGTGGTCAGCGAGCCGCAGCCGCAGTACCTCTTCCAGGGGCAGTCGACGATCGACGTCTACCGTCGCCGGTCGGGCTAA
- a CDS encoding cytochrome P450, whose protein sequence is MTHAPQHATLILGEEMISPLHPLYDGLRVDGPARPAYLATDHPVWIVTRYDDVRTVLASPHVARDATAAAELFTTVTGVHRPVIGGTLIGHMLNADPPDHTRLRSLVTRAFTTRRVEHLRPRVEQIADRLLDAIADQDQVDLMSSYCFPLPLAVIGDMLGIPADGQERFRGWAQQQATPLSPDAAEAVAAEITAYLEELIAAKQAHPADDLLTALIQARDDGDRLSGSELVAMTYLMIMAGFETTMNLIGNGVLTLLRHPDQLAAIQADPGLLPKAIEAYLRYDGPVLMSMLRFTTAPVQVGEVTIPEGAFLLASLAHANRDPQRFAPQEAYDVRGPSDGHLGFGHGIHYCIGAPLARVEGQIAIGRLLRRFPQLSLAAPVESLRWLDTTFLRALISLPVSTKGA, encoded by the coding sequence GTGACCCACGCACCGCAACATGCCACCCTGATCCTCGGCGAAGAGATGATCTCGCCGCTGCATCCGCTCTACGACGGGCTGCGGGTCGACGGACCGGCCCGCCCGGCGTACCTCGCCACAGACCATCCGGTATGGATCGTCACCCGTTACGACGACGTCCGGACCGTCCTGGCCAGCCCGCACGTGGCCCGGGACGCGACCGCCGCCGCCGAACTGTTCACCACGGTCACCGGCGTGCACCGACCGGTGATCGGCGGCACGCTGATCGGGCACATGCTCAACGCCGACCCCCCGGACCACACCCGGCTGCGGTCGCTGGTGACCCGGGCGTTCACCACCCGGCGGGTGGAGCACCTGCGGCCCCGGGTGGAGCAGATCGCCGACCGGCTGCTCGACGCGATCGCCGACCAGGACCAGGTCGACCTGATGTCCAGCTACTGCTTCCCGCTGCCGCTGGCCGTCATCGGCGACATGCTCGGGATCCCCGCCGACGGCCAGGAACGGTTCCGGGGCTGGGCGCAGCAGCAGGCCACCCCGCTGTCACCGGACGCCGCCGAGGCGGTCGCCGCCGAGATCACCGCCTACCTGGAGGAGCTCATCGCGGCCAAGCAGGCGCATCCCGCCGACGACCTGCTGACCGCGTTGATCCAGGCTCGCGACGACGGCGACCGGCTCAGCGGGTCCGAGCTCGTCGCCATGACCTACCTGATGATCATGGCTGGTTTCGAGACGACCATGAACCTGATCGGCAACGGCGTACTCACCCTGCTGCGCCACCCGGACCAGCTCGCCGCGATCCAGGCCGACCCGGGCCTGCTGCCGAAGGCGATCGAGGCGTACCTGCGCTACGACGGCCCGGTGCTGATGTCGATGCTGCGGTTCACCACCGCCCCCGTCCAGGTCGGTGAGGTGACCATCCCGGAAGGTGCCTTCCTGCTCGCCTCCCTGGCGCACGCCAACCGCGATCCGCAGCGCTTCGCGCCGCAGGAGGCGTACGACGTACGCGGCCCCTCCGACGGCCACCTCGGCTTCGGCCACGGCATCCACTACTGCATCGGTGCCCCGCTGGCGCGGGTCGAGGGCCAGATCGCGATCGGCCGGCTGCTGCGGCGTTTCCCGCAGCTGTCGCTGGCCGCGCCGGTGGAGAGCCTGCGCTGGCTGGACACCACGTTCCTGCGCGCACTGATCAGCCTGCCCGTATCGACGAAAGGCGCCTGA
- the tuf gene encoding elongation factor Tu, with the protein MAKSQFVRAKPHLNIGTMGHVDHGKTTLTAAITKVLAVRDPAVNRFVSFDGIDRAPEEVARGITINISHVEYETATRHYAHVDMPGHADFVKNMITGAAQVDGAILVVSALDGAMPQTREHVLLARRVGVPYLVVAMNKADAVDDPELLDLVELEVRELVSEYGFPGDELPVVRVSALRALEGDPRWVASIVELLDAVDRYVPVPPRELGEPFLMPIENVLTISGRGTVVTGAVERGTLRLGDQVEVVGLGPTVSTVATGLETFGKSLDTAEAGDNAAVLLRGVKRDQVQRGQVVALPGSVTPHQRFTARLYVLTTAEGGRHTPFFANYRPQFYFRTTDVVGSVDLGDRTMAMPGDTVEVTVELGKPIAMDVGLGFAVREGGRTVAAGTVTALLD; encoded by the coding sequence ATGGCCAAGAGTCAGTTCGTGCGCGCGAAGCCGCACCTCAACATCGGCACGATGGGTCACGTCGACCACGGCAAGACGACCCTGACCGCCGCGATCACCAAGGTCCTCGCCGTCCGGGACCCGGCCGTCAACCGGTTCGTCTCCTTCGACGGCATCGACCGGGCACCGGAGGAGGTGGCGCGGGGCATCACCATCAACATCTCCCACGTCGAGTACGAGACGGCCACCCGGCACTACGCCCACGTGGACATGCCGGGCCACGCCGACTTCGTCAAGAACATGATCACGGGGGCGGCGCAGGTCGACGGGGCGATCCTGGTCGTCTCGGCACTCGACGGGGCGATGCCGCAGACCCGTGAGCACGTGCTGCTCGCCCGGCGGGTCGGGGTGCCGTACCTGGTGGTGGCGATGAACAAGGCCGACGCGGTCGACGACCCGGAGTTGCTCGACCTGGTCGAGCTCGAGGTCCGGGAGCTGGTTTCCGAGTACGGGTTCCCCGGCGACGAGCTTCCGGTGGTCCGGGTGTCGGCGCTGCGGGCGCTCGAAGGTGACCCGCGCTGGGTGGCCTCCATCGTGGAGCTGCTCGACGCCGTCGACCGGTACGTTCCGGTGCCGCCACGCGAGCTTGGCGAGCCGTTCCTGATGCCGATCGAGAACGTGCTGACGATCTCCGGTCGGGGGACCGTGGTGACCGGTGCGGTCGAGCGCGGCACGTTGCGCCTCGGCGACCAGGTGGAGGTGGTCGGCCTCGGTCCGACGGTGTCCACGGTCGCGACCGGGCTGGAGACGTTCGGCAAGTCGCTGGACACCGCCGAGGCCGGCGACAACGCCGCCGTGCTGCTGCGCGGGGTCAAGCGGGACCAGGTGCAGCGGGGCCAGGTGGTGGCGTTGCCGGGCAGCGTCACGCCGCACCAGCGCTTCACGGCGCGGCTCTACGTGCTGACCACCGCCGAGGGTGGGCGGCACACGCCGTTCTTCGCCAACTACCGGCCGCAGTTCTACTTCCGTACCACGGACGTGGTCGGGTCGGTGGACCTGGGCGACCGGACGATGGCGATGCCGGGTGACACCGTCGAGGTGACGGTGGAGCTCGGCAAGCCGATCGCGATGGACGTCGGGCTGGGCTTCGCGGTCCGGGAGGGCGGCCGTACGGTGGCCGCCGGTACGGTGACCGCGCTGCTCGACTGA
- a CDS encoding nuclear transport factor 2 family protein, protein MPTGATARTAAERLFAHHLDLLERAAIADWVALFTSDGVLEFPYAPAGWPAVFRGHEQIREQMDKYAENLSLRFDELRFHPSAAPDLVVAEFTGTGTALATGLPMHQTYISVVWTSGDRIRHYRDFWNPTVVLAALGGEAAAAEVARG, encoded by the coding sequence ATGCCCACCGGAGCCACTGCCCGTACCGCCGCCGAGCGGTTGTTCGCCCACCACCTCGACCTGCTCGAACGCGCCGCTATCGCCGACTGGGTCGCCCTGTTCACCTCCGACGGCGTGCTGGAGTTCCCGTACGCCCCGGCGGGCTGGCCGGCCGTCTTCCGTGGCCACGAGCAGATCCGCGAACAGATGGACAAGTACGCCGAGAACCTGTCACTGCGCTTCGACGAACTGCGGTTCCACCCGAGCGCCGCGCCGGACCTGGTGGTCGCCGAGTTCACCGGCACCGGCACCGCGTTGGCCACCGGGCTGCCGATGCACCAGACGTACATCTCGGTGGTGTGGACCTCCGGCGATCGGATCCGCCACTACCGGGACTTCTGGAACCCGACGGTCGTCCTGGCCGCGCTGGGTGGGGAGGCCGCAGCCGCCGAGGTGGCCCGTGGTTGA
- a CDS encoding radical SAM protein, with protein MTAGVRAVVAHPGFAGPPPVDRDAATRRLAQLHRQRAAALAADCPGDDIRSQWRTRAFPVLAALAPVMTSTEGEITYPGDPMCLYAALSVTVDAALQSAAAAPEHRAAFPGLCPDWGAAPSKAYRLAAQHGPRGWHAADSNSDRSVFDPRVWDAPARAQLRDDVRRRRPRVFLVSTVSPGHRYALQMAELVKQEVPDCLVVFGGRHIDETMRYRPDGTLALEYSATLRAIDEGRARPVVDFLISGDGYFSLHLLMQAIALSMDVRTRATDVDEVVATLDLLAAAGEQIPGTSLLCARTADAVHAFPVKGAAYDLADLPMPYQGFAIRARFPVFPRPDGTPARTAHMTVSNACPYHCDFCSEAAPLAGGLRRFRTEPVAAALERICACASYGAEAVFFDDSIFWSGNFPLIRAFCTELAALRAASTPAELPPRYRKWIEDEGDWQRLRQLRFGGQVTVDLLTTLHKEADVVDTLRLLKQAGCGYLYLGIESMSEQVMVNIHKNLRRSAEFPWPQKVRTALERIRDAGIPVGSSVLFGLEGEDRTSIEETIDGVGELIDAGLLMLASPNILTYHPATPITRQHQMTESLDYHSPTVDNRPPYIYFEEAFPGVVSRRLTEDDIWYIHEATQRRWGTRRNSAPAEPAADPH; from the coding sequence ATGACCGCAGGAGTACGTGCCGTCGTCGCCCACCCCGGGTTCGCCGGGCCGCCGCCGGTCGACCGCGACGCGGCGACCCGGCGGTTGGCGCAGCTGCACCGGCAGCGGGCCGCCGCGCTGGCCGCCGACTGCCCCGGTGACGACATCCGCTCCCAGTGGCGGACCCGCGCCTTCCCCGTGCTCGCCGCCCTGGCACCGGTGATGACCTCGACCGAAGGGGAGATCACCTACCCGGGCGACCCGATGTGCCTGTACGCGGCGTTGAGCGTCACCGTCGACGCGGCTCTGCAGTCGGCGGCCGCCGCCCCCGAGCACCGCGCCGCCTTCCCCGGACTCTGCCCCGACTGGGGCGCGGCCCCGTCGAAGGCCTACCGGCTCGCCGCGCAGCACGGACCACGGGGCTGGCACGCCGCAGACAGCAACTCCGACCGCAGCGTCTTCGACCCCCGTGTCTGGGACGCGCCCGCGCGTGCGCAGTTGCGCGACGACGTCCGCCGTCGTCGGCCCCGGGTCTTCCTGGTCAGCACCGTCTCCCCCGGCCACCGGTACGCGCTGCAGATGGCCGAGCTGGTGAAACAGGAGGTCCCCGACTGTCTGGTGGTGTTCGGCGGACGGCACATCGACGAGACGATGCGCTACCGCCCGGACGGCACCCTCGCGCTGGAGTACAGCGCCACCCTGCGGGCCATCGACGAGGGCCGGGCCCGGCCGGTGGTCGACTTCCTCATCTCCGGTGACGGCTACTTCAGCCTGCACCTGCTGATGCAGGCCATCGCCCTGTCGATGGACGTGCGCACCCGCGCCACCGACGTCGACGAGGTGGTGGCGACGCTGGACCTGCTCGCCGCCGCCGGCGAACAGATCCCCGGCACGTCCCTGCTGTGCGCGCGTACCGCCGACGCGGTGCACGCCTTCCCGGTCAAGGGTGCCGCCTACGACCTGGCCGACCTGCCGATGCCGTACCAGGGTTTCGCGATCCGCGCCCGGTTCCCGGTCTTCCCCCGCCCCGACGGCACACCGGCACGCACCGCCCACATGACCGTCTCCAACGCCTGCCCGTACCACTGTGACTTCTGCTCGGAGGCGGCGCCGCTCGCCGGCGGGCTGCGACGGTTCCGGACCGAACCGGTGGCCGCCGCCCTGGAACGGATCTGCGCGTGCGCGAGCTACGGAGCCGAGGCGGTCTTCTTCGACGACTCGATCTTCTGGAGTGGCAATTTTCCGCTCATCCGGGCCTTCTGCACGGAGTTGGCCGCGCTGCGGGCGGCCAGTACCCCGGCGGAACTGCCGCCCCGGTACCGCAAATGGATCGAGGACGAGGGCGACTGGCAGCGGCTGCGGCAGTTGCGTTTCGGTGGGCAGGTCACCGTCGACCTGTTGACCACCCTGCACAAGGAAGCCGACGTGGTCGACACACTGCGGCTGCTCAAGCAGGCCGGCTGCGGCTACCTCTATCTCGGCATCGAGAGCATGTCCGAGCAGGTGATGGTCAACATTCACAAGAATCTGCGCCGATCGGCGGAGTTCCCCTGGCCGCAGAAGGTACGGACCGCGTTGGAACGGATCCGCGACGCGGGTATCCCGGTCGGATCGTCGGTGCTGTTCGGTCTGGAAGGAGAGGACCGCACATCGATCGAGGAAACGATCGACGGAGTCGGTGAGCTGATCGACGCCGGCCTGTTGATGCTGGCCAGCCCGAACATCCTCACCTACCATCCGGCGACCCCGATCACCCGGCAGCATCAGATGACCGAGTCGCTCGACTACCACTCGCCCACCGTGGACAATCGGCCACCGTACATCTATTTCGAGGAGGCCTTTCCCGGGGTCGTCTCACGGCGGTTGACCGAGGACGACATCTGGTACATCCACGAGGCGACCCAGCGGCGTTGGGGCACCCGGCGCAACTCGGCGCCGGCGGAGCCGGCCGCCGATCCCCACTGA
- a CDS encoding NAD(P)/FAD-dependent oxidoreductase, giving the protein MSSPPPTAIVVGAGIGGLTAAAALRRTGYQVRIFERATDLLPTGSALALTCNASVALRQMGIELNLDGRAVQWDRLHFKSAAGQVIRTIHYRHFIQEFGVPMLAVHRADLQQALLEQVGEESVTLGATATGYDIDGDQVQVTFSDGHTVRGDVLIGADGIRSAIRRQLLGPEELRDGDYICWLATPHFTHTRVTPGYAAHYWGRGRRFGLADIGNGRVYWWGTMNMPGEAARTWKGDREEIERTYAGWADEVGAVLRATPEDTIITIPAQDRPFRGSWGTGPVTLLGDAAHPMMTSLGQGAAMAVEDGVVLAQCLAGADTISAGLRAYEDARRPRTHQMVQASYALSRIEQAEHPLAVLGRRVYFRWVPQRSIDARNRAALTFQGAS; this is encoded by the coding sequence ATGAGCAGTCCACCGCCGACGGCCATCGTCGTCGGTGCCGGGATCGGCGGTCTGACCGCCGCCGCAGCGCTGCGCCGCACCGGCTACCAGGTCAGGATCTTCGAACGGGCCACCGACCTGCTGCCCACCGGCAGCGCTCTGGCGCTGACCTGCAACGCGTCGGTCGCACTGCGCCAGATGGGCATCGAGCTGAACCTCGACGGTCGGGCCGTGCAGTGGGACCGGCTGCACTTCAAGTCCGCCGCCGGTCAGGTGATCCGCACCATTCACTACCGACACTTCATCCAGGAGTTCGGAGTGCCCATGCTGGCGGTGCACCGCGCCGATCTGCAACAGGCGCTGCTGGAGCAGGTCGGTGAGGAATCGGTAACCCTCGGCGCGACCGCGACCGGGTACGACATCGACGGCGATCAGGTCCAGGTGACCTTCAGCGACGGGCACACCGTACGCGGCGACGTCCTGATCGGCGCCGACGGAATCCGGTCGGCGATCCGCCGACAGCTGCTCGGACCGGAGGAGCTGCGCGACGGCGACTACATCTGCTGGCTCGCAACGCCGCACTTCACCCATACCCGGGTGACCCCCGGCTACGCCGCGCACTACTGGGGACGCGGCCGACGGTTCGGGCTCGCCGACATCGGCAACGGCCGGGTCTACTGGTGGGGCACCATGAACATGCCCGGTGAGGCCGCCCGGACCTGGAAGGGCGACCGGGAGGAGATCGAGCGGACCTACGCCGGCTGGGCCGACGAGGTCGGTGCCGTCCTGCGGGCCACGCCGGAGGACACCATCATCACGATCCCGGCCCAGGACCGCCCGTTCCGTGGCTCGTGGGGCACCGGTCCGGTGACCCTGCTCGGCGACGCCGCCCACCCGATGATGACCAGTCTGGGTCAGGGCGCGGCGATGGCGGTCGAGGACGGCGTGGTGCTCGCCCAGTGCCTGGCCGGTGCCGACACGATCAGCGCCGGGCTGCGCGCCTACGAGGACGCCCGCCGCCCCCGTACCCACCAGATGGTGCAGGCGTCGTACGCGCTGAGCCGCATCGAGCAGGCCGAACATCCGCTGGCCGTGCTCGGCCGCCGGGTGTACTTCCGGTGGGTGCCGCAACGCTCGATCGACGCGCGCAACCGGGCGGCACTGACCTTCCAGGGGGCGTCGTGA
- a CDS encoding TIGR03885 family FMN-dependent LLM class oxidoreductase: MTRFGLHCSHEQIHPARLLDAVLRAEQAGFDAAMASDHFAPWSERQGHSGYVWSWLGAAMQATNLPYGVVNAPGQRYHPAIVAQAIGTLSAMYPGRFWAALGTGENANEHITGDAWPRKAVRSARLRECVDVIRALLAGEEVSHDGLVTVDRARVWTRPDTPVDLFGAAVTEATAAWCADWADGLITVNAPVEHLRRMVAAYRDAGGRGRLVLQVHLSWAPDEAQAEAIAHDQWRTNIFAPPVAWDLATPEHFDIVADQVTVEQVRRTVNVSADLSRHVDQLASYVALGFDEIFLHHVGQEQAAFIDAFGAEVLPKLRTA; the protein is encoded by the coding sequence ATGACGCGCTTCGGCCTGCACTGCTCGCACGAACAGATCCACCCGGCCCGGCTGCTGGACGCGGTGCTCCGCGCCGAGCAGGCCGGCTTCGACGCCGCGATGGCCTCCGACCACTTCGCCCCGTGGAGCGAGCGGCAGGGCCACTCCGGCTACGTCTGGTCCTGGCTCGGCGCCGCGATGCAGGCCACCAACCTGCCGTACGGGGTGGTCAACGCGCCCGGCCAGCGCTACCACCCGGCGATAGTCGCCCAGGCGATCGGCACCCTGTCGGCCATGTACCCGGGACGGTTCTGGGCGGCGCTGGGCACCGGGGAGAACGCCAACGAACACATCACCGGCGATGCCTGGCCGCGCAAGGCGGTGCGGTCGGCCCGGCTGCGCGAGTGCGTCGACGTGATCCGGGCCCTGCTGGCCGGCGAGGAGGTCAGCCACGACGGTCTGGTCACCGTGGACCGGGCCCGGGTGTGGACCCGGCCGGACACCCCGGTCGACCTGTTCGGTGCGGCGGTGACCGAGGCGACCGCCGCGTGGTGCGCCGACTGGGCCGATGGGTTGATCACCGTCAACGCCCCGGTCGAGCACCTGCGGCGGATGGTCGCCGCGTACCGGGACGCCGGCGGTCGTGGCCGGCTGGTGCTGCAGGTCCACCTGAGCTGGGCGCCGGACGAGGCGCAGGCCGAGGCGATCGCCCACGACCAGTGGCGGACCAACATCTTCGCCCCGCCGGTGGCCTGGGACCTGGCCACGCCCGAGCACTTCGACATCGTCGCGGACCAGGTCACCGTCGAGCAGGTACGGCGTACCGTCAACGTGTCGGCGGACCTGTCCCGCCACGTCGACCAGCTGGCCTCCTATGTCGCGCTGGGCTTCGACGAGATCTTCCTGCACCACGTCGGCCAGGAGCAGGCCGCGTTCATCGACGCGTTCGGCGCCGAGGTGCTGCCGAAACTGCGGACCGCCTGA
- a CDS encoding SDR family NAD(P)-dependent oxidoreductase: protein MWTSREPVPPQGRWVLVTGASSGLGRQATVDLARHGFTVFAAVRRAADGAQLREAAAGAGAGTGTVRPVLLDVTDDATLQRAAEEVAAETGAAGLWGLVNNAGICVTAPLECVTREELRTQLETNVVGSVMVTRAMLPALRRGGGRIVNVTSGLGTVAVPYLGAYAASQFAKEALSDIMRRELRAFGIAVSVVQPGAIMTPIWRKTRETALRTLQAAPESVAGLYRSSLLSFVDANEQGALASTTTMQDFADAVRTALTAHRPKIRYVVGADVKKARFMTRLLPASAFDRQLGAIVGPPPAVGREPASTSPGR from the coding sequence ATGTGGACCAGTCGTGAGCCGGTACCGCCGCAGGGACGCTGGGTGCTGGTCACCGGCGCGTCGTCAGGACTGGGCCGGCAGGCCACGGTCGACCTGGCCCGGCACGGCTTCACCGTGTTCGCCGCCGTGCGGCGGGCCGCTGACGGCGCGCAGCTGCGGGAGGCCGCCGCCGGAGCCGGTGCCGGAACCGGCACCGTCCGCCCCGTACTGCTGGACGTCACCGACGACGCGACGCTGCAGCGCGCCGCGGAGGAGGTCGCCGCCGAGACCGGCGCGGCGGGCCTGTGGGGGCTGGTCAACAACGCCGGGATCTGCGTCACCGCGCCGCTGGAGTGCGTCACCCGCGAGGAGTTGCGGACCCAGCTGGAGACCAACGTCGTCGGGTCGGTGATGGTCACCCGGGCGATGCTGCCGGCGCTGCGCCGGGGCGGCGGCCGGATCGTGAACGTCACGTCGGGGCTCGGCACGGTCGCGGTGCCGTACCTGGGGGCGTACGCGGCGTCGCAGTTCGCCAAGGAGGCGCTCAGCGACATCATGCGCCGGGAGCTGCGCGCCTTCGGCATCGCGGTGAGCGTCGTACAGCCCGGCGCGATCATGACCCCGATCTGGCGCAAGACCCGGGAGACGGCGTTGCGCACCCTGCAGGCGGCACCGGAGTCGGTGGCCGGCCTGTACCGGTCGTCGTTGCTGAGCTTCGTCGACGCCAACGAACAGGGCGCCCTCGCCAGCACCACCACGATGCAGGACTTCGCCGACGCGGTCCGCACCGCGCTGACCGCGCACCGGCCGAAGATCCGCTACGTCGTCGGCGCCGACGTCAAGAAGGCCCGGTTCATGACCCGGCTGTTGCCGGCGTCCGCCTTCGACCGTCAGCTCGGCGCGATCGTCGGCCCCCCGCCGGCCGTCGGCCGGGAACCCGCCAGCACCTCGCCCGGCCGCTGA